The Vicia villosa cultivar HV-30 ecotype Madison, WI linkage group LG1, Vvil1.0, whole genome shotgun sequence genome includes a region encoding these proteins:
- the LOC131642268 gene encoding uncharacterized protein At4g04775-like, with protein MSRCSEASSRTKSSSIHGECRCGLDAPLMTSWTDANPGRRFYGCGMYKIQGYKRCNHFVWYDEEMGPRAKDMISKLNQRLNIANLKIDEGKIQEDELNRKIKKLNTEMKTLKFLIAMMVMLNKITGPFWLINVSMYQFAIYSTCP; from the exons ATGTCTCGGTGTTCTGAAGCAAGCAGTCGAACAAAATCTTCCTCCATCCATGGCGAATGTAGATGTGGTCTCGATGCACCGTTGATGACATCATGGACCGATGCTAACCCAGGACGCCGTTTTTACGGGTGTGGGATGTACAAG ATTCAGGGTTACAAGCGTTGCAACCATTTCGTTTGGTATGATGAAGAGATGGGTCCTAGAGCAAAAGACATGatttcaaaattgaatcaaagaCTGAATATTGCAAACCTCAAAATCGATGAAGGGAAGATCCAAGAAGATGAATTGAACAGGAAGATCAAGAAATTGAATACTGAGATGAAGACTTTGAAGTTTTTGATTGCTATGATGGTTATGTTG AATAAAATTACAGGTCCATTTTGGCTTATCAATGTATCAATGTATCAGTTTGCAATATACAGTACTTGTCCATAA
- the LOC131638470 gene encoding serine/threonine-protein kinase BSK2 — protein MGCFHSKTAHLHSPEDPPTDLPDSKKPDPGEDGGEGDQESQVPAFKEYGLNELRRATHEFSTGYIVSESGEKAPNVVYRGKLENNRLVAVKRFSKQSWPDSQQFLAEAAGVGKVRHKRLVNLIGCCAEGDERLLVAEYMPNDTLSKHLFHWDKQPLPWEMRVRVAYHVAQALDHCSMENRKIYHDLNAYRILFDEDGDPRLSSFGLMKNSRDGKSYSTNLAYTPPEFLRTGRIIAESVIYSYGTVLLDLLSGKHIPPSHALDLIRGKNALLLMDSSLEGQYANDDATKLVELASKCLQFEARERPDTKFLLTAVTPLQKQKEVASHVLMGLTKTAAVLPLPTMLSPLGKACARMDLTAIHDILLKTGYKDEEGAENELSFQEWTQQVQDILNTKKFGDIAFRDKDFKNAIEYYSKLVVMMSVPSATVFARRAFSYLMNEQAELALRDAMQAQVCIPDWPTAFYLQALALSKLGMETDAQDMLNDGAAFEAKRSNSWRN, from the exons ATGGGTTGCTTTCACTCCAAAACCGCTCATCTTCACTCCCCTGAAGACCCTCCTACTGATTTACCCGACTCAAAGAAACCCGATCCAG GTGAAGATGgaggtgaaggtgatcaagaaagTCAGGTTCCAGCATTCAAAGAGTATGGTCTGAATGAACTCAGAAGGGCCACTCATGAATTCAGCACTGGTTACATTGTCTCTGAGAGTGGTGAGAAAGCTCCTAATGTGGTTTACAGAGGGAAGCTTGAGAATAATCGATTAGTTGCTGTTAAACGCTTCTCCAAACAGTCTTGGCCTGATTCTCAACAATTTCTG GCAGAGGCAGCTGGAGTTGGGAAAGTGAGGCACAAAAGACTGGTGAATCTAATTGGTTGTTGTGCTGAAGGAGATGAAAGGCTCTTGGTAGCTGAGTACATGCCAAATGATACTTTGTCGAAACATCTCTTTCATT GGGACAAGCAACCGTTACCGTGGGAAATGCGTGTTAGAGTTGCGTATCATGTTGCACAGGCGCTAGATCATTGTAGCATGGAAAACCGGAAAATATATCACGATCTGAATGCTTATAGGATTCTTTTTGATGAG GATGGTGATCCCCGTTTATCAAGTTTCGGGCTTATGAAAAATAGTCGAGATGGGAAAAGCTACAGTACTAATCTGGCCTATACTCCGCCTGAATTTTTGCGAACAG GTAGGATAATAGCAGAAAGTGTGATCTACAGTTACGGTACTGTCCTACTGGATCTTTTGAGCGGCAAGCATATTCCTCCAAGCCAT GCTTTGGACCTAATTAGAGGGAAAAATGCATTGTTGTTGATGGACTCATCCTTAGAAGGGCAATATGCAAATGATGATGCTACAAAGTTGGTTGAGCTTGCATCAAAATGTCTTCAGTTTGAGGCCAGAGAAAGACCTGATACTAAGTTTCTTCTCACTGCAGTTACACCTCTTCAAAAGCAGAAAGAG GTAGCATCTCATGTGTTGATGGGCCTTACCAAAACAGCGGCAGTGCTACCACTACCAACCATGCTTTCTCCTCTTGGAAAGGCTTGTGCAAGGATGGATCTTACTGCTATTCATGATATATTGTTAAAAACAGGTTATAAAGATGAAGAAGGTGCTGAAAACGAG CTTTCATTTCAAGAGTGGACACAACAAGTGCAAGACATCTTAAACACGAAAAAGTTCGGTGATATAGCATTTAGAGACAAGGATTTCAAAAATGCTATTGAGTATTATTCCAAG TTGGTGGTTATGATGTCTGTTCCTTCCGCGACGGTCTTTGCAAGGAGAGCCTTCTCCTACTTGATGAACGAACAGGCGGAACTAGCATTAAGAGACGCAATGCAGGCGCAGGTCTGCATACCTGATTGGCCAACTGCATTCTACCTACAAGCTCTTGCTCTCTCAAAGCTGGGAATGGAAACTGACGCACAGGACATGCTTAACGACGGAGCAGCCTTCGAAGCAAAGAGATCTAACAGCTGGCGCAATTAA